The genomic DNA CGCGGGAGCGTCCGGATCAGCGCCCCCACACGGAGCGTAGGGGCGAGAAGGAATACCTCCGCAAGCGGGACGCTTGCGGCTACTCTCCCTCGTCCCTACGCTCTGCTCCTACTTCTCGTCCCTACGCTCTGCGTGGGGACGTGCTTCTTGGCCGCTCAGCGGCCTCTTCGTCTTCGGGGGAGACTGGACGCGGGATCACAGGAACCTCCTGCGGGCTGCGAACCCGCGGGAGGTCGGGGTTGGACGCGGGAGCGTCCGGTGACCTCCGCCCCCCTCAGAGCGTCCACGGCGCGCGCTTGGGCCGGTCGAGCCAGCGGGCCACCTCGGGGTCGCCCACGACCTCCTCCTTCTCGGGGTCCCACTTGAACGGGCGGCCGACCCAGTAGGCGATGTTGCCGAGGTGGCAGACGGTGACGGTGCGGTGGGCGGTCTCGATGTCGCGGAAGGGGCGCTGGCGCGTGCGCACGCAGTGCAGGAAGTCGCCGAAGATGCCGCCCTGGCCCTTGTAGTTGGGGATGTGGACGCTGGGCGGCTGGGCCTTGGGCCCTTTGTCGCCGCGCGCGGGAATCTCGCCCAGGGTGCCGCGGAAGCACAGGTTGCCGGTCCAGCCGCCCTTGTGGTGCATGCGCACGCCGTTGGCGAAGACGAAGGTGAGCAGCGGGTTCTCCTTGCCGTCGGGCGGGAGGATCTCGACGGGGCCGGTCTCGTGCAGGCGCATGGCGAAGAGGGCGCCGCCGAAGTTGTGTGCGCCCCAGTCGGTCATGCCGCCGCCCGAGTAGTCGCGCCAGGGGCGGAAGTTGAGCCGCCCGCGGTTGAAGGGCGCCCAGGGCGCAGGGCCGAGCCACATATCCCAGTCCACGCCCGGCGGGATCGGCTCCTCGGGCAGATAGCAGTCGGTCGAAGGGCCCCAGCAGTCCACCCACGCCT from Planctomycetota bacterium includes the following:
- a CDS encoding Gfo/Idh/MocA family oxidoreductase — protein: MPRTPVSTRRSFLARAAAASAAAPLVMNARAFGANDQITMGCVGMGGQGRGDMGGFLGFKDLRVLAVCDVIEAHRNAAKSTVDTRYGNADCKAVNDYRDVMDRPDIDTVLIATPDHWHALIGAAAVQSGKDVYSEKPETLTVREGRLLVNLTRRYGRVYSGGSQRVWGDYNWFHRMIWGGAIGEVKEAWVDCWGPSTDCYLPEEPIPPGVDWDMWLGPAPWAPFNRGRLNFRPWRDYSGGGMTDWGAHNFGGALFAMRLHETGPVEILPPDGKENPLLTFVFANGVRMHHKGGWTGNLCFRGTLGEIPARGDKGPKAQPPSVHIPNYKGQGGIFGDFLHCVRTRQRPFRDIETAHRTVTVCHLGNIAYWVGRPFKWDPEKEEVVGDPEVARWLDRPKRAPWTL